From the Paenibacillus sp. FSL H8-0548 genome, one window contains:
- a CDS encoding L-fucose isomerase — protein sequence MTDTNLRFQSSFPKIGIRPTIDGRRKGVRESLEEQTMNMAIATAKLLSENLRYPNGEPVECVIADTCIGGVSEAAACADKFVKAGVGVSITVTPCWCYGTETMDMDPSVPKAVWGFNGTERPGAVYLAAVLSGYAQKGLPAFGIYGEHVQDSGDTSIPFDVKDKLIGFARAGLAVAYMRGKSYLSMGSVSMGIAGSIVNDAFFQEYLGMRTEYIDMSEFVRRMEEGIYDGAEFEKALTWVKENCIEGPDNNAAHLQTSREQKDADWETVVKMTQIARDLMVGNPRLAELGFGEEAGGHNAIVAGFQGQRQWTDHFPNGDFMETVLNSSYDWNGKRAPYIVATENDSLNGVIMLFGYLLTNTAQIFADVRTYWSAESVERVTGHKLTGAAEKGILHLINSGSATMDGTGEQSKDGQPAMKPFWEITDEEAQKCLDATSWRPASVEYFRGGGYSSDYLTRGGMPMTMSRINLVKGIGPVLQIAEGYSVDLPQDVHDTLDNRTDPTWPTTWFAPTLTGEGAFHSVYEVMDNWGANHGSISYGHIGADLITLASMLRIPVNMHNVPEEQIFRPRAWGLFGTANAESADYRACQNFGPIYK from the coding sequence ATGACGGATACAAATTTGCGTTTCCAAAGCAGCTTTCCAAAGATCGGAATTCGTCCTACGATTGACGGCAGAAGAAAAGGCGTTCGCGAGTCGTTAGAGGAACAGACGATGAACATGGCTATCGCAACCGCAAAGCTATTGTCGGAAAATTTACGTTATCCAAATGGCGAGCCTGTCGAGTGTGTAATCGCAGATACTTGTATTGGTGGTGTGTCTGAAGCAGCAGCTTGTGCAGATAAATTTGTCAAAGCCGGAGTAGGGGTATCGATAACCGTAACACCGTGCTGGTGCTACGGAACCGAGACGATGGATATGGACCCTTCCGTTCCTAAGGCGGTATGGGGATTTAACGGAACAGAGCGTCCTGGTGCTGTGTATTTGGCCGCAGTTTTGTCCGGTTATGCGCAAAAGGGGCTTCCTGCATTTGGTATTTATGGCGAGCATGTTCAGGATTCCGGCGATACCTCGATTCCATTTGATGTGAAAGATAAGCTGATTGGATTTGCGAGAGCGGGTCTTGCAGTTGCTTATATGCGCGGCAAATCATATTTGTCGATGGGCTCGGTTTCTATGGGGATTGCGGGATCGATCGTAAACGATGCCTTTTTCCAGGAGTATCTCGGCATGCGTACGGAATATATTGATATGAGCGAGTTTGTACGCCGTATGGAAGAAGGAATTTATGATGGCGCAGAGTTCGAGAAAGCGCTTACGTGGGTGAAGGAGAACTGCATCGAAGGTCCGGATAACAATGCTGCACATCTCCAGACCTCAAGAGAGCAGAAGGATGCGGACTGGGAAACGGTTGTGAAAATGACTCAAATCGCCAGGGATCTCATGGTTGGCAACCCAAGGCTTGCTGAGCTTGGCTTTGGTGAAGAAGCGGGAGGCCACAACGCTATCGTAGCCGGATTCCAAGGCCAGCGGCAATGGACGGATCATTTTCCAAATGGCGATTTCATGGAAACGGTGCTGAACTCCTCCTACGATTGGAACGGCAAACGTGCTCCGTATATCGTGGCAACGGAAAATGACAGCTTGAACGGCGTGATCATGCTGTTTGGTTACTTGCTAACGAATACAGCACAAATTTTCGCAGATGTACGCACATACTGGAGCGCTGAATCGGTGGAGCGTGTTACCGGACATAAGCTGACGGGCGCAGCTGAGAAGGGCATCCTTCATCTCATTAACTCAGGTTCTGCAACGATGGACGGTACGGGCGAGCAGTCGAAGGACGGTCAGCCTGCGATGAAGCCTTTCTGGGAAATTACAGACGAAGAAGCACAGAAATGTCTGGATGCCACATCTTGGCGTCCGGCTTCCGTAGAATATTTCCGCGGCGGCGGCTATTCCTCTGATTACTTGACGCGCGGCGGTATGCCGATGACGATGTCTCGGATTAACCTTGTGAAAGGAATCGGTCCAGTGCTTCAAATTGCCGAAGGCTATTCCGTTGATTTGCCGCAGGACGTGCATGACACGCTGGACAACCGCACAGACCCAACTTGGCCGACCACTTGGTTTGCTCCAACACTGACAGGCGAGGGCGCTTTCCACTCCGTTTATGAGGTTATGGACAATTGGGGGGCGAATCACGGCTCGATCAGCTATGGGCATATCGGAGCTGATTTGATTACGCTCGCATCGATGCTTCGTATTCCGGTTAATATGCACAATGTTCCTGAAGAGCAAATTTTCCGTCCAAGAGCATGGGGCTTGTTCGGCACAGCGAATGCGGAAAGCGCGGATTACCGGGCTTGTCAAAATTTTGGACCCATCTATAAATAA